From the Clostridiales bacterium FE2011 genome, one window contains:
- a CDS encoding class I SAM-dependent methyltransferase codes for MFLADSWKDYEVLDTGDGEKLERWGDIILRRPDPQTIWPKAQEKLWKSAQAHYHRSERGGGEWEFLKKLPERWTVKHGDLSFYVRPTGFKHTGLFPEQAANWIWMSDLIRKDGRKDIKVLNLFGYTGGATLACAAAGAHVTHVDAAKGMVQWAKENRELSKLPEDRFRWIVEDALRFVQRELRRGNSYDGILMDPPSYGRGPSGEVWKLENELYGLIETCAQALSKEPLFFLINSYTTGFQASVLSNMLEKCVVSRFGGKVDSEELCLPVTAGGVLPCGASGRWQRD; via the coding sequence ATGTTCTTAGCTGACAGCTGGAAGGACTATGAAGTGTTGGATACCGGCGACGGCGAAAAGCTTGAGCGCTGGGGCGATATTATCCTGCGCAGACCGGATCCTCAGACGATCTGGCCGAAAGCACAGGAAAAGCTCTGGAAGAGCGCCCAGGCCCATTATCACCGGAGTGAACGGGGTGGCGGCGAATGGGAGTTCCTGAAGAAACTGCCGGAACGCTGGACCGTGAAGCACGGGGATCTTTCCTTCTATGTGCGGCCCACGGGCTTCAAACATACAGGCCTGTTCCCGGAACAGGCGGCTAACTGGATCTGGATGAGCGACCTGATCCGGAAGGACGGACGGAAAGATATCAAGGTACTGAACCTGTTCGGCTATACCGGCGGCGCCACGCTGGCCTGCGCTGCCGCGGGCGCGCATGTGACCCATGTGGACGCGGCCAAGGGCATGGTGCAGTGGGCCAAGGAAAACCGGGAGCTGAGCAAGCTGCCGGAAGACAGGTTCCGCTGGATTGTGGAAGACGCCCTGCGCTTTGTGCAGCGGGAGCTGCGGCGCGGCAACAGCTATGACGGTATCCTGATGGATCCGCCCAGCTACGGCCGGGGACCTTCCGGCGAAGTATGGAAACTGGAAAACGAACTGTACGGGCTGATTGAAACCTGCGCGCAGGCGCTGAGCAAGGAGCCCCTGTTCTTCCTGATCAACAGCTATACCACCGGCTTCCAGGCAAGCGTGCTGAGCAACATGCTGGAGAAGTGCGTGGTGAGCCGCTTCGGCGGGAAGGTGGACAGCGAGGAGCTGTGCCTGCCCGTGACCGCGGGCGGTGTGCTGCCCTGCGGCGCCAGCGGGAGGTGGCAGCGTGATTGA
- a CDS encoding RluA family pseudouridine synthase, which translates to MIGDILYEDNQVLVAVKPPNMLSQADRTGDPDILSVLKNYIKEKYHKPGNVYLGLVHRLDRPVGGLMVFARTSKAAARLDAQLREHDIGRQYLCVVTGDVPNEFTLTDYLIHDEIKNREVVCEADEKGGKMAILHGRCIDRRNGTALCAIRLETGRKHQIRAQMSNIGAPLWGDNRYGKGIPGQQIALWGYKLTFRHPTQNELMTFHSLPDGGIWDTYADLLTIPEDTDLPKERPALVLREEVVQKLEEFDKFKEIKTDELL; encoded by the coding sequence CTGATCGGGGATATCCTGTACGAGGATAACCAGGTGCTGGTGGCTGTCAAACCGCCGAACATGCTGTCCCAGGCAGACAGGACCGGGGATCCGGATATCCTGAGCGTGCTGAAGAACTATATTAAAGAGAAGTATCACAAGCCCGGCAATGTCTATCTGGGCCTGGTGCACCGGCTGGACCGGCCGGTCGGCGGACTGATGGTCTTTGCCCGGACGAGCAAGGCGGCAGCACGACTGGACGCCCAGCTCCGGGAGCATGATATCGGCCGGCAGTATCTGTGCGTGGTGACCGGCGACGTGCCGAATGAATTCACCCTGACCGATTACCTGATCCACGACGAGATCAAGAACCGGGAAGTGGTGTGCGAGGCGGATGAAAAGGGCGGCAAGATGGCCATACTCCATGGCCGCTGCATTGACCGCCGGAACGGAACCGCCCTGTGCGCGATCCGCCTGGAAACCGGACGGAAGCATCAGATCCGGGCACAGATGAGCAATATCGGGGCGCCGCTGTGGGGAGACAACCGCTACGGCAAAGGCATCCCGGGACAGCAGATCGCCCTGTGGGGCTACAAGCTGACTTTCCGCCATCCCACCCAGAACGAGCTGATGACCTTCCACTCCCTGCCGGACGGAGGCATCTGGGATACTTACGCAGACCTGCTGACAATTCCGGAGGATACGGATCTCCCGAAGGAACGCCCGGCGCTGGTGCTGCGCGAAGAGGTCGTGCAGAAGCTGGAAGAGTTCGACAAGTTCAAGGAAATCAAAACAGACGAACTGTTGTAA
- the tgt gene encoding tRNA guanosine(34) transglycosylase Tgt: protein MSKPFSYEVLHVCKQSGARLGVLHTPHGDIPTPIYMPVGTSACVKAMTPREMKEIGTKILLSNTYHLHLRPGEALVKEAGGLHKFMGWDGPILTDSGGFQVFSLAGIRKIKEEGVTFQSHLDGSRQFIGPEESMDIQQALGSDIAMAFDVCSPYPCDWETAKKNMEITHRWAERCKKHHTREDQALFGIVQGAFYKDLRVESAKALSNMDFIGYGIGGLSVGEPKPIMYEMLDELMPHMPEQKPRYLMGVGTPDCFIEAVIRGVDMFDCVLATRIARNGSVMTSKGRVVVKNGKYAHDFSPLDDQCDCYACKNFTRAYIRHLFNAKEITGGRLASIHNLRFLIHMMEEIREAIANDSLLDYRKEFYERYDLTKNF from the coding sequence TTGAGTAAACCATTCAGTTATGAAGTGCTCCATGTGTGCAAGCAGTCCGGCGCGCGGCTGGGCGTGCTGCACACACCGCATGGAGATATCCCCACGCCGATTTATATGCCTGTGGGTACCAGTGCCTGCGTCAAGGCGATGACGCCCCGGGAAATGAAGGAAATCGGCACCAAGATCCTGCTGTCCAATACCTACCACCTGCATTTGCGGCCGGGCGAAGCCCTGGTGAAGGAAGCCGGCGGGCTGCACAAGTTCATGGGCTGGGACGGCCCGATCCTGACGGACAGCGGCGGATTCCAGGTGTTCTCCCTGGCGGGAATCCGGAAGATCAAGGAGGAAGGCGTTACCTTCCAGAGCCATCTGGACGGCTCCCGGCAGTTTATCGGCCCGGAAGAGTCCATGGATATCCAGCAGGCGCTGGGTTCCGACATCGCCATGGCCTTTGACGTGTGCTCTCCCTATCCCTGCGACTGGGAGACGGCAAAGAAGAACATGGAAATCACCCACAGGTGGGCGGAACGGTGCAAGAAGCACCACACCCGGGAAGATCAGGCACTGTTCGGTATCGTGCAGGGCGCATTCTACAAGGACCTGCGGGTTGAGAGCGCCAAGGCGCTTTCCAATATGGATTTCATCGGCTACGGCATCGGCGGCCTGAGCGTGGGCGAGCCGAAGCCTATCATGTATGAAATGCTGGATGAACTGATGCCCCATATGCCGGAGCAGAAGCCCCGGTACCTGATGGGCGTCGGAACGCCGGACTGCTTCATCGAGGCAGTGATCCGGGGCGTGGACATGTTTGACTGCGTACTGGCCACCCGTATTGCCCGCAACGGCAGCGTGATGACCAGCAAGGGCCGGGTTGTGGTGAAGAACGGGAAATACGCCCACGACTTCAGCCCCCTGGACGACCAGTGCGACTGTTACGCCTGCAAGAACTTCACCCGGGCTTATATCCGGCACCTGTTCAACGCGAAGGAGATCACCGGCGGACGGCTGGCCTCAATCCACAACCTGCGATTCCTGATCCACATGATGGAGGAAATCCGGGAAGCGATCGCGAATGACAGCTTGCTGGACTACCGTAAGGAGTTTTACGAGAGATATGATCTCACTAAGAATTTCTGA
- a CDS encoding DUF4867 family protein, translating to MKILPVSDPSFQNYGQVMTGYDLKELLETLDKVTPCPDGVEYVPEQPELQALAIEKDLRNNAYGGMPIQIGWCNGHNTKMNCLEYHRDSELNVGTEDFILLLAKREDIVDGILDTDKVVAYLCPAGTMVEVYATTLHYAPCSAKKGQGFKVIVVLPKGTNLAKPEFTVKNAEDELMTAANKWLLAHADSAEAASGAKVCIKGVNPDIADLI from the coding sequence ATGAAGATCTTACCCGTAAGCGACCCGTCATTCCAGAACTACGGCCAGGTGATGACCGGCTACGACCTGAAGGAACTGCTGGAGACCCTGGACAAGGTTACTCCCTGCCCGGACGGTGTGGAATATGTGCCGGAGCAGCCCGAGCTGCAGGCGCTGGCCATCGAAAAGGACCTGCGGAACAACGCCTATGGCGGAATGCCCATCCAGATCGGCTGGTGCAACGGCCACAACACCAAGATGAACTGCCTGGAGTATCACCGGGACAGCGAGCTGAACGTCGGCACGGAAGATTTCATCCTGCTGCTGGCCAAGCGTGAAGATATCGTGGACGGCATTCTGGACACCGACAAGGTTGTTGCCTATCTGTGCCCCGCCGGCACCATGGTTGAAGTATATGCCACGACCCTGCACTATGCTCCCTGCAGCGCCAAGAAGGGCCAGGGCTTCAAAGTGATCGTGGTTCTGCCCAAGGGAACGAACCTGGCGAAGCCCGAGTTCACCGTGAAGAACGCTGAAGACGAACTGATGACCGCTGCCAACAAGTGGCTGCTGGCTCATGCGGATTCCGCTGAAGCCGCTTCCGGCGCGAAGGTCTGCATCAAGGGTGTGAACCCCGACATCGCGGATCTGATCTGA
- a CDS encoding dihydrofolate reductase family protein — protein MDRPITTLFMLMSVDGKISTGASDVLDVDQDFPYMDGVKEGLHQYYEIEQTTDLWSLNTGRVQAKLGVNEKEMPPKTPVSFVLVDNSHLNEHGVRFFCELSKQFVLITTNPDHPAFRVKADNLGIILQEKQCLEEALVRLKEEYGCDRITIQSGGTVNGLFLREKLFDFVDIVVAPVLVGGTNTSTLIDGESITTREELDKLGILKLIDCEQLEDSYVRLRYEVIG, from the coding sequence ATGGACAGACCCATTACTACACTGTTTATGCTGATGTCGGTGGACGGAAAAATAAGTACGGGAGCATCTGACGTACTGGACGTGGATCAGGACTTCCCTTATATGGATGGCGTCAAGGAAGGCCTTCATCAGTATTATGAGATAGAGCAGACCACGGACTTGTGGTCGCTGAACACCGGCAGGGTGCAGGCAAAGCTTGGGGTGAATGAAAAAGAGATGCCGCCCAAGACACCGGTTTCTTTTGTGCTGGTCGATAATTCCCATCTGAACGAGCACGGAGTCCGGTTTTTCTGCGAACTGTCGAAGCAGTTTGTGCTGATTACCACCAATCCGGATCATCCGGCCTTCAGGGTGAAGGCGGATAACCTGGGGATTATCCTTCAGGAAAAACAGTGCCTGGAAGAGGCACTTGTGAGGCTGAAGGAAGAATACGGGTGCGACAGGATCACGATCCAGAGTGGCGGAACCGTGAACGGACTGTTCCTGAGGGAAAAGCTCTTTGACTTTGTGGACATCGTTGTGGCGCCGGTGCTGGTCGGAGGAACGAATACCTCCACCTTGATTGACGGCGAATCCATTACCACCAGGGAGGAACTGGACAAGCTGGGGATACTGAAGCTGATCGATTGCGAGCAGCTGGAAGACTCATACGTCAGGCTGAGGTATGAAGTGATCGGATAA
- a CDS encoding carboxypeptidase M32, with protein MTLNEAIAKLDELEKSTYALNHAQSILYVDGDTVAPKNSWKGRGMALAYLTELAYKQLVNPETGEMLETILQHKEETDEVTFRKAELLKENYDEYNILPMEEFVAYQELTNESGAVWHDAKEKSDWDLFAPYLEKIVAFRRRFASLKDPSKPAYDVLLDQFEKGASMESLDPFFRTLREDLSPVIKEVAAREKPVPAFMKGPWAVNDQRLFSRKVMALEGIDPLNCTLGETEHPFTDSTNKWDVRITTHYYENDPFSSMYSVIHEGGHALYELNIRDDLQFSNLASGVSMGVHESQSRFYENLIGRSRAFCTPLLKIMKEVFPAQMKDVTEDELYSAINLSKPSLIRTEADELTYSLHVMIRYELEKAMIAGDLKVADVPGEWNRLYKEVLGVDVPDHKRGVLQDSHWSFGGIGYFPSYALGSAYGVQMLGQMEKDVDVWTTVEKGDLAPVTAWLADKIHQYGSLKKPQDLLPAAMGGPLDAKVYTNHLKKKFSELYKL; from the coding sequence ATGACCCTGAATGAAGCAATCGCAAAACTTGATGAACTGGAAAAATCCACCTATGCCCTGAACCACGCCCAGAGCATTTTGTACGTGGATGGCGATACCGTCGCGCCCAAAAATTCCTGGAAAGGCCGGGGTATGGCCCTGGCTTACCTGACCGAGCTGGCCTACAAGCAGCTGGTCAACCCGGAAACCGGTGAAATGCTGGAGACCATCCTGCAGCATAAAGAGGAGACCGACGAAGTCACCTTCCGCAAGGCGGAACTGCTGAAGGAGAATTATGATGAATACAACATCCTGCCCATGGAGGAGTTCGTTGCCTATCAGGAGCTGACAAACGAATCCGGCGCCGTCTGGCATGACGCGAAGGAAAAGAGCGACTGGGACCTGTTTGCTCCCTATCTGGAAAAGATCGTAGCCTTCCGCCGCCGCTTCGCCTCCCTGAAGGATCCATCCAAGCCCGCCTATGACGTCCTGCTGGATCAGTTTGAAAAAGGCGCTTCCATGGAATCCCTGGATCCCTTCTTCCGCACCCTGCGGGAGGATCTGTCCCCGGTCATTAAGGAAGTGGCCGCCCGGGAAAAGCCGGTTCCTGCCTTTATGAAAGGACCCTGGGCCGTCAATGACCAGCGCCTGTTTTCCCGGAAGGTTATGGCCCTGGAAGGCATTGATCCCCTGAACTGCACCCTGGGCGAAACCGAGCACCCCTTCACCGACAGCACCAACAAGTGGGATGTGCGTATCACCACCCACTATTATGAGAATGATCCCTTCTCCAGCATGTACAGCGTCATCCATGAAGGCGGTCACGCCCTGTACGAGCTGAACATCCGGGACGACCTGCAGTTCTCCAATCTGGCCAGCGGCGTATCCATGGGCGTACATGAAAGCCAGTCCCGGTTCTATGAAAACCTCATCGGCCGCAGCCGCGCCTTCTGCACTCCCCTGCTGAAGATCATGAAGGAAGTCTTCCCCGCCCAGATGAAGGACGTCACGGAAGACGAGCTGTATTCCGCCATCAACCTGTCCAAGCCTTCCCTGATCCGGACCGAAGCGGACGAACTGACCTACTCCCTGCACGTCATGATCCGCTATGAACTGGAAAAGGCCATGATCGCCGGCGACCTGAAGGTGGCGGATGTTCCGGGTGAATGGAACCGGCTGTACAAGGAAGTGCTGGGCGTGGACGTGCCGGATCATAAGCGCGGTGTCCTGCAGGACAGCCACTGGTCCTTCGGCGGCATCGGCTACTTCCCCAGCTACGCCCTGGGCAGCGCCTACGGCGTGCAGATGCTGGGGCAGATGGAAAAGGACGTGGACGTCTGGACCACGGTGGAAAAGGGCGACCTTGCCCCCGTTACCGCCTGGCTGGCCGATAAGATTCACCAGTACGGCAGCCTGAAAAAGCCGCAGGATCTGCTGCCTGCCGCCATGGGCGGTCCGCTGGACGCGAAGGTTTATACAAACCACCTGAAGAAGAAATTCAGCGAACTGTATAAGCTTTAA